A genomic segment from Arcobacter acticola encodes:
- a CDS encoding response regulator has protein sequence MAKLLIVDDSTMLRDMLNYALNEGGYTDVTEAVDGVDGLAKAKAANFDLIITDVNMPNMDGLTLISELRKVPLYSKKPILVLTTERSDEMKAKGKAAGATGWIVKPFVPDQLLKAVNIVLSR, from the coding sequence ATGGCTAAGCTTTTAATCGTAGATGATTCTACAATGCTAAGAGATATGCTTAACTACGCATTAAATGAAGGTGGTTACACAGATGTAACGGAAGCTGTTGATGGTGTTGATGGTTTAGCAAAAGCTAAAGCTGCTAATTTTGATTTAATTATCACAGATGTAAATATGCCAAATATGGATGGACTAACACTTATTAGTGAATTAAGAAAGGTGCCACTGTATTCAAAAAAACCGATTTTAGTACTTACAACTGAAAGAAGCGATGAAATGAAAGCTAAAGGTAAAGCCGCAGGTGCAACAGGATGGATTGTAAAACCATTTGTACCGGATCAACTTTTAAAAGCAGTAAATATAGTTTTAAGTAGATAA
- a CDS encoding phosphoribosyltransferase, giving the protein MNSDKIYFKNREVAAYRLLDILPIDSMKLEDWTVISSSYGGFEIAKIIANALNGKYDIMFSEKIFAPNNEFCEIAVVTEHEEVLIHEELVKAFDISLDYVYARSKQVYEESITQRVSRFRHGEKIEKLENKNVLIVDEGINTGLTMMACIKTAINLKAKSISVATPILPTASIPTIESIADDLYFVKKLDHFVSINFYYDSLDDVSFEDIEKINKG; this is encoded by the coding sequence ATGAATTCAGATAAAATATATTTTAAGAATAGAGAAGTAGCTGCTTATAGATTACTAGATATTTTACCAATAGATAGTATGAAATTAGAAGATTGGACTGTAATTTCTAGTTCTTATGGTGGTTTTGAAATAGCTAAAATAATTGCTAACGCTTTAAATGGTAAATATGATATTATGTTTTCGGAAAAAATATTTGCACCAAATAATGAATTTTGTGAAATTGCCGTAGTAACAGAACATGAGGAAGTTTTAATACATGAAGAGTTAGTTAAGGCTTTTGATATAAGTTTAGATTATGTATATGCAAGATCTAAACAAGTTTATGAAGAGTCTATTACTCAAAGAGTAAGTAGATTTAGACATGGTGAAAAAATTGAGAAATTAGAAAATAAAAATGTATTAATAGTTGATGAAGGTATTAATACAGGATTAACAATGATGGCATGTATAAAAACAGCTATCAATTTAAAAGCAAAATCTATTTCAGTAGCAACTCCAATTTTACCAACAGCTAGTATTCCCACAATAGAATCAATTGCAGACGATTTATATTTTGTAAAAAAATTAGATCATTTTGTCTCAATTAATTTTTATTATGATAGTTTAGATGATGTTAGCTTCGAAGATATAGAGAAAATAAATAAAGGATAA
- a CDS encoding polyribonucleotide nucleotidyltransferase, with protein sequence MSTVCEFELSGKREIFEFDKVAKQANGSVLAKLGNAVVLASVVSEFDNPVSEDFTPLTVQYIEKTYAAAKLPGGFIKREGKPSDFETLTSRVIDRSLRPLFPKGYVYPTTITVMVLSADKNVDLQTLALNAANAALYTSNLPIRKSVCGVRVAKIENEYVINPTSEQIENSVLDLYVAGSKDELLMIEMKTISSAELIEVDIEAFTKIHNANEMDEDMLVEAIGFAQNALNEANLTYEKGFEAVCKEQVEVELVQFTIEESVINYVRDNFSTEIREAIKKLAKSERATQLKDVAKVISKNEYCTTNELDYSTIYEAVSIVKREIVRHMIVTDKVRADGRGLKDVRPISIETNILPSAHSSCLFTRGETQALVIATVAGAKDGQMYEILTEKSTSVDRFMVHYNFPGFSVGEAKPMFGVGRRELGHGNLGKKALESTIDDDYNETVRLVSEILESNGSSSMATVCGGSLALKAAGVPISGLVAGVAMGMVVEGDSYSVLTDIMGLEDHDGDMDFKVAGTSKGITALQMDIKLGGIELSVLKEALLQAKEGRDHILVLMEEAALDIIPSGALPLVEQFAIDPSKIMVIIGKAGATIKEIIEKFTVSIDLDRDNGMVKVSGGSKQNVLDACEHIKTISNNAPARKDSPKNIDFEKLYATDEVVLGKVERVVDFGAFILLAKGGEGLLHISKISKERVTNVSDVLSVGQEIEVKVLKVKKDRIELSMN encoded by the coding sequence ATGTCAACAGTTTGTGAATTTGAATTAAGTGGAAAAAGAGAGATTTTTGAGTTTGATAAAGTAGCTAAACAAGCTAATGGATCAGTTTTAGCAAAATTAGGAAATGCAGTTGTATTAGCAAGCGTTGTTAGTGAATTTGACAATCCAGTAAGTGAAGACTTTACTCCATTAACTGTTCAATATATTGAAAAAACATATGCAGCAGCAAAATTACCAGGTGGTTTTATTAAAAGAGAAGGAAAACCAAGTGATTTTGAAACTTTAACTTCAAGGGTTATTGATAGAAGTTTAAGACCATTATTCCCTAAAGGTTATGTTTATCCTACAACAATTACTGTTATGGTATTAAGTGCTGATAAAAATGTAGATTTACAAACTTTAGCATTAAATGCTGCAAATGCTGCATTATATACTTCAAACTTACCAATTAGAAAATCTGTTTGTGGTGTAAGAGTTGCAAAAATTGAAAATGAATATGTAATTAATCCAACTTCTGAACAAATTGAAAACTCTGTTTTAGATTTATATGTTGCTGGATCTAAAGATGAATTATTAATGATTGAAATGAAAACTATTTCTTCTGCTGAATTAATTGAAGTTGATATTGAAGCTTTCACAAAAATTCATAATGCAAATGAAATGGATGAAGATATGTTAGTTGAAGCAATTGGATTTGCTCAAAATGCACTTAATGAAGCTAACTTAACATATGAGAAAGGTTTTGAAGCAGTTTGTAAAGAACAAGTTGAAGTTGAATTAGTTCAATTTACAATAGAAGAATCTGTAATTAATTATGTAAGAGATAATTTCTCTACTGAAATTAGAGAAGCTATTAAAAAACTGGCAAAAAGTGAAAGAGCAACTCAATTAAAAGATGTTGCTAAAGTGATCTCTAAAAATGAATATTGCACTACAAATGAATTAGATTATTCAACTATTTATGAAGCAGTTTCAATTGTAAAAAGAGAAATAGTTAGACATATGATAGTTACAGATAAAGTAAGAGCAGATGGAAGAGGGCTTAAAGATGTAAGACCAATTTCAATTGAAACTAATATTTTACCATCAGCTCACTCTTCTTGTTTATTCACAAGAGGTGAGACACAAGCTTTAGTAATAGCAACAGTTGCAGGTGCAAAAGATGGACAAATGTATGAAATATTAACTGAAAAATCAACTTCAGTAGATAGATTTATGGTTCATTATAACTTTCCAGGTTTCTCAGTTGGTGAAGCTAAACCTATGTTTGGAGTAGGAAGACGTGAACTAGGACATGGAAATTTAGGTAAAAAAGCACTTGAATCTACAATTGATGATGATTACAATGAAACAGTAAGATTAGTTTCTGAAATTCTTGAATCAAATGGTTCTTCTTCAATGGCAACTGTTTGTGGTGGTTCATTAGCTTTAAAAGCAGCAGGAGTTCCTATTTCTGGATTAGTTGCTGGAGTTGCTATGGGTATGGTTGTAGAAGGTGATAGTTATTCTGTTCTTACAGATATCATGGGATTAGAAGATCATGATGGAGATATGGACTTTAAAGTTGCAGGAACTTCAAAAGGAATTACAGCTTTACAAATGGATATAAAACTTGGTGGTATTGAATTATCAGTTTTAAAAGAGGCTTTATTGCAAGCTAAAGAAGGAAGAGATCATATTTTAGTATTAATGGAAGAAGCAGCTCTTGACATAATTCCAAGTGGTGCACTACCATTAGTTGAACAATTTGCAATTGATCCTAGTAAAATAATGGTTATTATTGGAAAAGCAGGGGCAACTATTAAAGAAATTATTGAGAAATTCACAGTATCGATTGATTTAGATAGAGATAATGGAATGGTAAAAGTAAGCGGTGGAAGTAAACAAAATGTTTTAGATGCTTGTGAGCATATTAAAACTATTTCAAATAATGCGCCTGCTAGAAAAGATAGTCCAAAAAATATTGATTTTGAAAAACTATATGCTACTGATGAAGTTGTTCTTGGAAAAGTTGAAAGAGTTGTAGATTTTGGTGCATTTATTCTTCTTGCAAAAGGTGGAGAAGGTCTTTTACATATTTCAAAAATTTCGAAAGAAAGAGTTACTAATGTATCAGATGTTTTATCTGTTGGACAAGAAATTGAAGTAAAAGTTTTAAAAGTTAAAAAAGATAGAATTGAATTATCAATGAATTAA
- a CDS encoding SulP family inorganic anion transporter produces the protein MNRVKNDIFAGVTAAVVALPLALAFGVASGAGAIAGLYGAIILGFFAAAFGGTPTQISGPTGPMTVVVAATIATFPNDFPAVMTVVFLAGIMQISFGIVGIGKWIKYIPYPVISGFMCGIGVIIIILQINPFLGVDGFSSIIYTLTHLLETLQKVNYEAVIIASITLSIMFLTPSKISKIVPSALIALVFVTYFSILMGFNVKTIGEIPMGLPEFVLPLSFDILKLSTILTLAITLSLLGSIDSLLTSIVADSKTKTKHDPKKELIGQGIGNMVCSFFGAIPGAGATMRTVININSGATTRISGIVHSITLLLIVLFLAPLASKIPLSVLAGILIKVGFDILDYKFLKILNKISRQNLLIMITVFLLTIFVDLIMAVGVGITISSIMAVYQVSRNTRIKIARSKVSFDIDIENTDIQIIKVNGSLFFGTASFLEDKLEKLKGSKKIIIDCKNVSFFDISAIFTLEEIIEKFRNKDFEIILVLRYRHKRKILSVDSNNVFKKIKIYSSLDDAINYTQKYELKNNG, from the coding sequence TTGAACAGAGTAAAAAATGATATTTTTGCTGGTGTTACAGCTGCAGTTGTTGCTCTTCCTTTAGCTTTAGCTTTTGGAGTTGCAAGTGGAGCTGGTGCAATTGCTGGTTTATATGGTGCAATAATCTTAGGTTTTTTTGCAGCTGCCTTTGGAGGAACTCCCACTCAAATTTCAGGTCCAACTGGACCTATGACAGTTGTAGTTGCTGCTACAATTGCTACTTTCCCAAATGATTTCCCAGCCGTTATGACAGTTGTTTTTCTTGCAGGAATTATGCAAATTTCTTTTGGAATTGTAGGTATTGGAAAGTGGATAAAATATATTCCTTATCCCGTAATTTCAGGTTTTATGTGTGGAATTGGTGTTATTATCATTATTTTACAAATAAATCCTTTTTTAGGTGTTGATGGATTTTCTTCTATTATTTACACCTTAACTCACTTATTGGAAACTTTGCAAAAAGTAAATTATGAAGCGGTAATAATAGCTTCTATTACTCTTTCTATTATGTTTTTAACTCCAAGTAAAATTTCAAAAATTGTTCCATCTGCATTGATTGCTTTAGTTTTTGTTACATATTTTTCTATATTAATGGGTTTTAATGTAAAAACAATTGGTGAAATACCTATGGGTTTACCTGAATTTGTATTACCTCTTTCATTTGATATATTAAAATTAAGTACTATTTTAACCTTAGCTATTACTTTATCACTTTTAGGTTCAATTGATTCACTTTTAACTTCAATAGTTGCTGATTCTAAAACAAAAACAAAACACGATCCTAAAAAAGAGTTAATAGGGCAGGGAATTGGAAATATGGTATGTTCTTTCTTTGGTGCAATTCCAGGAGCGGGTGCAACTATGAGAACAGTTATAAATATAAATAGTGGTGCAACAACTAGAATATCTGGAATTGTTCATTCAATTACTTTATTATTAATAGTTTTGTTTTTAGCTCCGCTTGCATCTAAGATTCCCCTTTCTGTGTTAGCAGGAATTTTGATAAAAGTAGGATTTGATATCTTAGATTATAAATTTTTAAAAATACTAAATAAAATATCAAGACAAAACTTACTTATTATGATTACAGTATTTTTATTAACTATTTTTGTAGATTTAATAATGGCTGTTGGTGTTGGAATTACTATTTCTTCAATAATGGCTGTTTATCAAGTATCGCGAAATACTCGAATAAAAATAGCTCGTTCAAAAGTTTCATTTGATATTGATATTGAAAATACTGATATTCAAATAATAAAAGTAAATGGATCTTTATTTTTTGGAACAGCATCTTTTTTAGAAGATAAGTTAGAAAAACTAAAAGGTAGTAAAAAAATAATAATAGATTGTAAAAATGTTTCTTTTTTTGATATTTCTGCTATTTTTACCCTTGAAGAGATTATTGAGAAATTTAGAAATAAAGATTTTGAAATCATTTTGGTTTTAAGATATAGACATAAAAGAAAAATACTCTCAGTAGATTCAAATAATGTATTCAAAAAAATAAAAATATATTCTAGTTTAGATGATGCAATAAATTATACACAAAAATATGAGTTAAAAAACAATGGCTAA
- a CDS encoding uroporphyrinogen-III synthase — protein sequence MAKIYLLSNQIYTEVENLEVFKIEYIESKIDLLKYDALIFTSKNAVYSLESFNKDWKKIPSFAIAPKTAQVIEKLGGKIAFTGITSHGNDFAQELIALLKNKKVLYIKALKTVSNLVDILKNNDVLLDELVVYKTSCKKSNVALENNSVFIFTSPSSVECFFQQYSWNDSYKAIVIGKTTALYLPKNVDYTISSETSIDECIKLAKQFLI from the coding sequence ATGGCTAAAATATATCTTTTAAGTAATCAAATTTATACTGAAGTTGAAAATTTAGAAGTTTTCAAAATAGAATATATAGAATCAAAAATAGATTTATTAAAATATGATGCTCTAATTTTCACATCAAAAAATGCAGTTTATTCTTTAGAATCTTTTAATAAAGATTGGAAAAAAATACCTTCCTTCGCCATTGCTCCTAAAACTGCTCAAGTTATTGAAAAGTTAGGTGGAAAAATTGCTTTTACTGGCATTACATCCCATGGAAATGATTTCGCTCAAGAATTAATAGCGCTATTAAAAAACAAAAAAGTTCTTTATATAAAAGCATTAAAAACTGTTTCAAATTTAGTTGATATACTAAAAAATAATGATGTTTTATTGGATGAATTAGTTGTATATAAAACTTCTTGTAAAAAGTCAAATGTTGCTTTAGAAAACAATTCTGTTTTTATTTTTACATCACCTTCAAGTGTAGAGTGTTTCTTCCAACAATATTCTTGGAATGATTCATATAAGGCCATAGTTATTGGAAAAACTACAGCTCTTTATCTACCAAAAAATGTTGATTATACTATTAGTTCTGAAACATCAATTGATGAGTGTATAAAACTAGCAAAGCAATTTTTAATTTAA
- the purD gene encoding phosphoribosylamine--glycine ligase, whose protein sequence is MNILILGNGGREYSIGLAIFKENAHNLFFMPGNGATDKLGTNINIKDYKQLALWAKDNSIDLTIVGPEAPLVDGVVDIFKENGLTIFGPSAAAAQLEGSKVYMKNILKKYNIPTAAFIETSNEKEAHDFIDTMNLPIVVKADGLCGGKGVIIAQSKQEAKEAASDMLSGTSFGDAGTSIVVEEYLDGYELSVFAICDGENYKVLPAAQDHKRIGDGDTGPNTGGMGAYAPTPLVNDDIYKKIEERVIIPTLAGMKQEGAPFEGVLFIGVMVVKGEPIILEYNVRFGDPECEILMPLLETTVSELFYKGATKQLDKLDIKIKNEFSVGVVMASGNYPYGSSTPAEIIVDDIVDEDLLNNSHISYAGVEKIDDKLMATGGRVLVCVGFGKSIKEARDRAYALCGQVHFAGKKCRSDIAYQALK, encoded by the coding sequence GTGAATATATTGATACTTGGTAATGGTGGTAGAGAGTACTCTATTGGATTAGCAATATTTAAAGAAAATGCTCATAATTTATTTTTTATGCCAGGAAATGGTGCTACTGATAAATTGGGAACAAATATAAATATAAAAGATTATAAACAATTAGCTCTTTGGGCAAAAGATAATTCTATTGATTTGACTATTGTTGGGCCTGAAGCTCCATTAGTAGATGGTGTTGTTGATATATTTAAAGAAAATGGTTTAACTATTTTTGGACCAAGTGCTGCTGCAGCTCAACTAGAAGGTTCAAAAGTTTATATGAAAAATATATTAAAAAAATATAACATACCAACAGCAGCGTTTATTGAGACTTCAAATGAAAAAGAAGCACATGATTTTATAGATACTATGAATTTACCAATTGTTGTAAAAGCAGATGGTTTATGTGGTGGTAAGGGTGTAATTATCGCTCAATCAAAACAAGAAGCTAAAGAAGCAGCATCTGATATGTTATCAGGTACTTCTTTTGGTGATGCTGGAACTTCTATTGTTGTTGAAGAGTATTTAGATGGTTATGAATTATCAGTTTTTGCTATTTGTGATGGTGAAAACTATAAAGTTTTACCAGCTGCTCAAGATCATAAAAGAATAGGGGATGGTGATACTGGACCAAATACAGGTGGTATGGGTGCATATGCTCCAACTCCTTTAGTAAATGATGACATTTATAAAAAAATTGAAGAAAGAGTAATTATTCCAACACTAGCTGGTATGAAACAAGAAGGTGCTCCTTTTGAAGGTGTTCTTTTTATTGGAGTTATGGTTGTTAAAGGTGAACCAATTATCTTAGAATATAATGTAAGATTTGGTGATCCAGAGTGTGAAATTTTAATGCCTTTATTAGAAACTACTGTTTCTGAACTTTTTTATAAAGGTGCTACAAAACAACTTGATAAATTAGATATTAAAATCAAAAATGAATTTAGTGTTGGTGTTGTAATGGCAAGTGGTAATTATCCATATGGTTCTAGTACACCTGCTGAAATTATAGTTGATGATATTGTTGATGAAGATTTATTAAATAATTCTCATATTTCATATGCTGGTGTTGAAAAAATTGATGATAAGTTAATGGCAACAGGTGGAAGAGTACTTGTTTGTGTAGGATTTGGAAAAAGTATAAAAGAAGCAAGAGATAGAGCTTATGCTTTATGTGGGCAGGTTCATTTTGCTGGGAAAAAATGTAGATCTGATATTGCATATCAAGCTTTAAAGTAA
- a CDS encoding RDD family protein produces MQENSNNNLQLASMKSRAFAYVIDDLLITVIIMVIFWNSIISHSDDMEAMMFLMKTDLVMPLIALKVAYHTFFIWYFGATVGKIVAKIRVIDVDSWGKVSFFSSFLRSVGRIFSEMFFYVGFLIGFFNEGRRTFHDITGKTLVVNV; encoded by the coding sequence ATGCAAGAAAATAGTAATAATAATCTACAATTAGCATCAATGAAATCAAGAGCATTTGCTTATGTTATTGATGATTTATTAATTACTGTAATTATTATGGTAATATTTTGGAATAGTATAATCTCACATAGTGATGATATGGAGGCAATGATGTTTTTAATGAAAACTGATTTAGTTATGCCATTAATAGCACTAAAAGTTGCATATCATACTTTCTTTATTTGGTATTTTGGTGCAACAGTAGGTAAAATTGTTGCAAAAATAAGAGTTATAGATGTTGATTCATGGGGAAAAGTTTCATTTTTTTCATCATTTTTAAGATCAGTTGGAAGAATATTCTCTGAGATGTTTTTTTATGTAGGTTTTTTAATTGGTTTTTTTAATGAAGGTAGAAGAACATTTCATGATATAACAGGAAAAACGTTGGTAGTTAATGTATAA
- a CDS encoding LPS-assembly protein LptD translates to MYKKIIASLIITSSLLCAEEIKNEKFQLISKNIDTKDNIVVATGDVVVFSPTYYLSADKIIYNKDNETFELFNNVLIIKENNIQTQSEYAFVDLKKDAFTQNPMFLYESKDKIWINSNASTKETEIVELDSTILSSCDCLDPIWSIRASSADYNTEDKWINTYNPRLYIKNVPILYSPYLGFSADKTRRTGLLIPTLGFSSGEGLYYSQPIFYAPALNYDFELVPQIRTTRGYGSYLYYRYADSQDSILQMKTGIFKEQDDYVIDNSLDSDLHYGFDLDYQKRNIFAKSSKAQDGLYTSINYLNDVEYITLENDDTTTSTDSEVESKINYFYNTNDYYTGVYGRYYIDTSADSNAGTLQELPQVQFHSYNKESFIDNLVYSLDTKASNYTRDEGITANVYKISAPISYSKYFLDDFMYLNLENEIVLMKYDYDNFGSDNYEDGDLIQNRASISVGSDLIKPYDKYLHTVNLNAKYSIPTNLKEDGDLYQITTEDGSDKETELEAFDIVDEEKNIELSVNQSIYGKNSLKQLVNHKVSQSILYDDLDNPKLQDLENYVKVNHDYGSVSGKTVYNVQDEKFVENSVSSTFTYQDASLTLGYYQSKETDNTSNDREDLESYRISTSYKLSKDYKVSYYENYNLLENKRSKQGVSLGIDDSCWNLNLKFQNEIVASSSDSDGVDQQVFYVTLTLKPIGGINQKYEIEDNN, encoded by the coding sequence ATGTATAAAAAAATTATAGCTTCATTGATAATAACATCTTCATTACTTTGTGCAGAAGAAATAAAAAATGAGAAATTTCAGTTAATCTCAAAAAATATAGATACAAAAGATAATATTGTTGTTGCTACAGGAGATGTTGTTGTTTTTTCTCCAACTTATTATTTAAGTGCTGACAAAATAATATATAATAAAGACAATGAAACTTTTGAGTTATTTAATAATGTTTTAATTATAAAAGAAAATAATATTCAAACTCAAAGTGAATATGCTTTTGTTGACTTAAAAAAAGATGCTTTTACTCAAAACCCAATGTTTTTGTATGAATCAAAAGATAAAATTTGGATCAATTCAAATGCTTCTACAAAAGAAACTGAAATAGTAGAACTAGATAGTACTATTCTTTCATCTTGTGATTGTTTAGATCCTATATGGAGTATTAGAGCTTCTAGTGCTGATTATAATACAGAAGATAAATGGATCAATACATATAATCCAAGATTATATATAAAAAATGTACCTATTTTATATAGTCCCTACCTAGGTTTTTCAGCTGATAAAACTAGAAGAACAGGTTTATTAATACCAACATTAGGTTTTTCAAGTGGAGAAGGTTTATACTACTCTCAACCTATATTTTATGCTCCTGCTCTAAACTATGATTTTGAATTAGTACCTCAAATTAGAACTACTAGGGGATACGGTTCATATTTATATTATAGATATGCTGACTCACAAGATTCTATTTTACAGATGAAAACAGGGATATTTAAAGAGCAAGATGATTATGTAATAGATAATAGTTTAGATAGTGATTTACACTATGGTTTTGATTTAGATTACCAAAAAAGAAATATTTTTGCTAAAAGCAGTAAAGCTCAAGATGGTTTATATACATCTATTAATTACTTAAATGATGTTGAGTATATAACCTTAGAAAATGATGATACAACTACTTCAACAGATTCAGAAGTTGAGTCAAAAATCAATTATTTTTACAATACAAATGATTATTATACAGGGGTATATGGAAGATACTATATAGATACTTCTGCTGATAGTAATGCAGGAACTCTTCAAGAATTACCGCAAGTACAGTTTCACTCTTATAATAAAGAATCATTTATCGATAACTTAGTTTATTCATTAGATACAAAAGCTAGTAACTACACTAGAGATGAAGGTATAACTGCAAATGTTTATAAAATAAGCGCTCCTATTAGTTATAGTAAATATTTTCTAGATGATTTTATGTACCTTAATTTAGAAAATGAAATAGTTTTAATGAAATATGATTATGATAATTTTGGAAGTGATAATTATGAAGATGGTGATTTGATTCAAAATAGAGCTTCTATTTCAGTAGGTAGTGATTTAATTAAACCATATGATAAATATTTACATACAGTTAATTTAAATGCTAAATATTCAATTCCTACGAATCTAAAAGAAGATGGTGATTTATATCAAATAACAACAGAAGATGGTTCTGATAAAGAGACAGAGTTAGAAGCTTTTGATATAGTTGATGAAGAAAAAAATATTGAATTATCAGTAAATCAATCAATTTATGGAAAAAATAGTTTAAAGCAACTAGTAAATCACAAAGTTTCTCAATCTATTTTATATGATGACCTAGATAATCCAAAACTGCAAGATTTAGAGAACTATGTAAAAGTGAATCATGATTATGGTAGTGTTTCTGGTAAAACTGTATATAATGTTCAAGATGAAAAGTTTGTTGAAAACTCAGTTAGTAGTACATTTACATATCAAGACGCATCATTAACTTTAGGTTATTACCAATCAAAAGAAACTGACAATACAAGCAATGATAGAGAAGATTTAGAATCATATAGAATTAGTACATCATATAAATTATCAAAAGATTATAAAGTTTCTTATTATGAAAATTATAATTTACTTGAAAATAAAAGAAGTAAACAAGGTGTTTCTCTAGGAATAGATGATAGTTGTTGGAATCTAAATCTTAAATTCCAAAATGAGATTGTTGCATCATCTTCTGATTCAGATGGGGTTGATCAACAGGTATTTTATGTAACTTTAACATTAAAACCAATAGGTGGAATTAATCAAAAATATGAAATAGAAGATAATAATTGA
- the der gene encoding ribosome biogenesis GTPase Der → MDKTLKKIALIGQPNVGKSSLFNRIANKRIAIVSDLAGTTRDIRKHEIEILDRKALMLDTGGIDETNDAIFSNVKRKAIETAKEADIILFMVDGKNIPDDKDKELFYELQRLGKELALIVNKIDNDKELERLWEFFEFGIGDENLFGISVSHNRGTKNLFDWIYNHLPVNLETVANEEAEALKKARMEDPNYDDEEDYSNEDNGKFDSDEVVEDEKVDDNKIKVAIIGKVNVGKSSMLNAILGEERSVVSPIAGTTIDPVDESFEYKDKEITFVDTAGLRRRGSIEGIEKYALMRTKEMLEKANMALVILDASEPLADLDEKIAGLVDEYGLGTIIVLNKWDENKETFEKMQEEIRRRFRFLSYAPIIAVSAKTGRSIERLKEKIIEIHNNYTQRIPTSQLHRVIEEAVMRHSLPSPNGAYLRIYYTTQFSTRPPRIALVMNKPNLLHFSYKRYLINYLRDNFNFEGTPIHVIARGKHDKMGDEEYLEREN, encoded by the coding sequence ATGGATAAAACATTAAAAAAAATTGCACTAATTGGTCAACCAAATGTAGGGAAGTCTTCATTATTCAATCGAATTGCAAATAAAAGAATTGCTATTGTTTCTGATTTAGCAGGTACAACTAGAGATATTAGAAAACATGAAATTGAAATATTAGATAGAAAAGCATTAATGCTAGATACAGGTGGTATTGATGAAACAAATGATGCTATATTTTCAAATGTAAAAAGAAAAGCTATTGAGACAGCAAAAGAGGCTGATATAATACTTTTTATGGTTGATGGTAAGAATATACCTGATGATAAGGATAAAGAATTATTTTATGAGCTTCAAAGATTAGGTAAAGAACTTGCCCTAATTGTAAATAAAATTGACAATGATAAAGAATTAGAAAGACTTTGGGAATTCTTTGAATTTGGAATAGGGGACGAAAATCTTTTTGGAATTTCAGTTTCTCATAATAGAGGAACTAAAAATCTATTCGATTGGATTTATAATCATCTTCCAGTTAATCTTGAAACAGTAGCAAATGAAGAAGCAGAAGCTTTAAAAAAAGCTAGAATGGAAGATCCTAATTATGATGATGAAGAAGACTATTCAAATGAAGATAATGGAAAATTTGATTCAGATGAAGTTGTTGAAGATGAGAAAGTTGATGACAATAAAATAAAAGTTGCTATTATTGGAAAAGTAAATGTAGGAAAATCTTCTATGCTAAATGCAATTTTAGGAGAAGAAAGATCTGTAGTTTCACCAATTGCTGGAACTACTATTGATCCAGTTGATGAGTCTTTTGAATACAAAGATAAAGAAATTACATTTGTTGATACAGCGGGACTAAGAAGAAGAGGAAGTATAGAAGGTATTGAAAAATATGCTTTAATGAGAACAAAAGAGATGTTAGAAAAAGCTAATATGGCTCTTGTTATTTTAGATGCTTCTGAACCACTTGCTGATTTAGATGAAAAAATTGCAGGTTTAGTTGATGAATATGGATTAGGTACTATTATTGTTCTAAATAAATGGGACGAAAATAAAGAAACATTTGAGAAAATGCAAGAAGAGATTAGAAGAAGATTTAGATTTTTATCTTATGCACCTATTATTGCAGTATCTGCAAAAACAGGAAGAAGTATTGAAAGATTAAAAGAAAAAATCATTGAAATTCATAATAATTATACTCAAAGAATTCCAACTTCACAACTTCATAGAGTTATTGAAGAAGCTGTAATGAGACATTCATTACCAAGCCCAAATGGAGCATATTTAAGAATTTATTATACAACACAATTTAGTACAAGACCTCCAAGAATTGCATTAGTAATGAATAAACCAAATCTTTTACACTTCTCGTATAAGAGATATTTAATTAATTACTTAAGAGATAACTTTAACTTTGAAGGTACTCCAATTCACGTAATAGCTCGTGGAAAACATGATAAAATGGGTGATGAAGAATATTTAGAAAGAGAAAATTAA